A DNA window from Hordeum vulgare subsp. vulgare chromosome 1H, MorexV3_pseudomolecules_assembly, whole genome shotgun sequence contains the following coding sequences:
- the LOC123408081 gene encoding small polypeptide DEVIL 17-like: MFVFSFAIASMELAASASVSVCSAYHHLSTPAEANDDSTRSEPQLRRRRKQAGGNGFGGLRSRCHAVLKQQRTRLYILRRCVSMLLCWNEHDMSD; this comes from the coding sequence ATGTTCGTTTTCTCCTTCGCAATCGCATCCATGGAGctagccgcttcagcttcggtaTCCGTCTGCTCGGCGTACCACCACCTTTCAACGCCGGCTGAGGCCAACGACGACAGCACGCGGTCCGAACCGCAGCTGCGGCGTCGGAGGAAACAGGCCGGCGGCAATGGCTTCGGCGGGCTCCGGTCCCGGTGCCATGCTGTTCTGAAGCAGCAGAGGACGAGGCTGTACATCCTCCGGCGATGCGTCTCGATGCTCCTGTGCTGGAACGAGCACGACATGTCCGACTGA